In Brassica oleracea var. oleracea cultivar TO1000 unplaced genomic scaffold, BOL UnpScaffold04834, whole genome shotgun sequence, the sequence CGGACCTGAGGGACGGCACAATCAGCATGCAATGGATCCCAAAAGACGGAGCAGAAGCATTCCCACTTGTTGGTCTGTACCTCTGAGCGAGGAGCCCTGAGTATAAACTAAGCATACTGAGTAATTCATTTTACACCAATGGCAACAGTTAACAGATATGAGACAAGGAGGGAGATAACGGTAAAAGCCTAAAATGCTTGATGAAAAGGTGAAAGATATCAACATCCAGGAAGAGGAGAAATAGAACGTGTTAAAATGTTCAGGTTACCTACGCCACTTTCCGCATATATCACCATTTCTATCCTCCTCTCTGCATTGGAGCCAATTTTCTGCAGACTGTGGTTTCTTACCATTCTTGACCACCTTGAGAT encodes:
- the LOC106322006 gene encoding B3 domain-containing transcription repressor VAL1-like; protein product: DLKVVKNGKKPQSAENWLQCREEDRNGDICGKWRRAPRSEVQTNKWECFCSVFWDPLHADCAVPQELETDEIMQQLKYINMLRPRSDAKTRKIGPKGRSGSQK